The Pseudoxanthomonas suwonensis sequence GCCCGGATCGCTGGGCGCGGCGACCGAGACGGTGACGCCGTCGACCGCGCGTGCGACGCCGGACCCGAACGCGCCGTTCAGCGCATCGACCATGCGCGACACCGTGGTGAAGTCGTTGCGGTGCAGGTTCAGGGTGATCTCGCCGCCGCCGTCCAGCGCGCTGGGCACCGCGCGCTCGACCGTGGCGCCGTTGGGGATGCGGCCGACGCTGGGCACGTTCACCGCCACCCGCGAGCCGTCCCGGCCCTGCGCGCCGAAGCCGCCGACCACCAGGTTGCCCTGGGCGATGGCGTAGACCTGGCCGTCGGCGCCCTTGAGCGGGGCCATCAGCAGCGAGCCGCCGCGCAGCGACACCGCGTTGCCGATCGAGGACACGGTGATGTCGATGGTCTGGCCCGGCTTGGCGAACGGCGGCAACTCGGCGTGGATCGCCACCGCGGCCACGTTCTTCAGCTGCGGGTTGACGTTCGGCGGCACGTTCACGCCGAGCTCGCCGAGCATGTTCTTCAGGCTCTGCACGGTGAACGGCGCCTGGCTGGTGCGGTCGCCGCTGTTGTCCAGGCCCACGACCAGGCCGTAGCCGACCAGCGCGTTGCCACGCACGCCGCCGACCTGGGCCAGGTCCTTGATCCGCTCGGCATGGGCTGGCGCCAGGAACACGCCCAGCAGCGCCAGCGTGCACAACATGGCGCGGATCAGCCCGTTGAATCCCCGCACATGGATGTGCGGGCTCTTGCGAGGGACTCGCCTGTCGATGTGCGGGCTCTTGCGAAGGATTCGCATAGTGACCTCAGTACGGATACAGCCGGGTGTTGAAGAACCGGCCCAGCCAGCCCATCGCGTTGGACTGGGCGATGGCGCCGCGGCCGCCGTAGACGATCCGCGCCTCGCCGACCTTGCTCGACGGCACGCTGTTGCCCGGGGAGATGTCGGCCGGGCGGACGATGCCCTGGATCTGGACCAGCTCGTCGCCCTGGTTCAGCCGCAGGTTCTTCTGCCCCTGCACGACCAGGTTGCCATTGGGCAGGCGCTGGACCACGGTGACGGTGACGCTGCCCTGCAGGCGATTGCTCTGGCTGCTCTTGCC is a genomic window containing:
- a CDS encoding flagellar basal body P-ring protein FlgI — its product is MLCTLALLGVFLAPAHAERIKDLAQVGGVRGNALVGYGLVVGLDNSGDRTSQAPFTVQSLKNMLGELGVNVPPNVNPQLKNVAAVAIHAELPPFAKPGQTIDITVSSIGNAVSLRGGSLLMAPLKGADGQVYAIAQGNLVVGGFGAQGRDGSRVAVNVPSVGRIPNGATVERAVPSALDGGGEITLNLHRNDFTTVSRMVDALNGAFGSGVARAVDGVTVSVAAPSDPGARIGFLARVENLELTPGSAPAKVIVNARTGTVVIGSQVRVMPAAVAHGALTVTINESVEVSQPGAFAGGGTVVAPASTVGASQDGSRMFKFEGGTTLDEIVRAVNEVGAAPGDLIAILEALRQAGALRAELEVI